A genomic stretch from Mya arenaria isolate MELC-2E11 chromosome 10, ASM2691426v1 includes:
- the LOC128205266 gene encoding uncharacterized protein LOC128205266: MGLQTLECVFIVICMMSVCIVKSESEMEVSTLSYNGVNVVLNKTEDGMRILIDINQCEKDITEQDCLKILPRSNDTVHCPFNTTDLCGLIVGTGFDTWGEWGSCSVTCGAIGFQFRTRACVPKNENPCACKGLAVESQACHLGTCPPTDIVLLRFNAEGTVPRSSFPDAWYYGNGTTDNASCIATVCNNHYRLPGVDTWNPHLLTISMKVIFNGTELTLMTFNVTGSFADTWYQQERLISARWNGMLQVPQTIFNISEVSDLIATSGCKKTYFRIAKSIPGCEGEASLNATLNEAIWFVLEVDALQQINLILRKAEALIIVGSTL, encoded by the exons ATGGGTCTGCAAACATTGGAATGCGTATTTATTGTCATCTGCATGATGAGTGTATGCATAGTAAAAAGCGAAAGTGAAATGGAAGTGTCTACCTTGTCTTATAATGGAGTGAATGTAGTTCTTAACAAAACAGAAGACGGCATGCGCATCCTTATAGACATAAACCAATGCGAAAAAGACATAACAG AACAAGACTGTCTTAAAATACTTCCAAGATCGAACGACACGGTACATTGTCCTTTCAATACAACAGACCTGTGTGGACTAATAG TTGGGACCGGATTCGATACATGGGGTGAATGGGGCTCATGTTCCGTGACATGTGGTGCTATCGGTTTCCAGTTCAGAACAAGAGCATGTGTTCCTAAAAATGAAAACCCATGCGCGTGCAAAGGACTTGCAGTAGAAAGTCAAGCATGCCACCTTGGTACATGTCCACCGACTGACATAG TACTTTTGCGGTTCAACGCTGAAGGAACAGTTCCTCGGTCAAGCTTTCCAGATGCCTGGTATTACGGAAATGGAACTACCGATAATGCTTCTTGTATTGCCACAGTGTGTAACAATCACTATCGACTCCCTGGGGTTGACACATGGAACCCACATCTATTAACG ATCAGCATGAAGGTTATCTTCAATGGTACTGAATTGACGCTGATGACTTTCAATGTGACTGGTTCTTTCGCCGACACGTGGTATCAACAAGAACGACTGATAAGCGCTCGTTGGAATGGGATGCTTCAAGTGCCGCAAACcatttttaacat ATCGGAGGTCAGCGACTTGATCGCAACTAGTGGGTGTAAAAAGACATATTTTAGGATTGCTAAAAGTATCCCGGGTTGTGAAGGCGAGGCTAGCTTAAATGCAACGTTAAACGAAGCCATCTGGTTCGTTCTGGAAGTTGATGCACTCCAACAGATCAATTTAATCC TCCGGAAGGCTGAGGCGCTGATCATCGTTGGAAGCACCCTTTGA